In Streptomyces chartreusis, the following proteins share a genomic window:
- a CDS encoding RNA polymerase sigma factor, with amino-acid sequence MALNDAQRSLVQQFIRGDQEVRTRVVDQLDGPDRADSLEAERVLVACVRQGDWLAWNTLLRRFGNGLMSVAWQRLGRRQPAEDVVIEAFYELAMTGKEIESVRGWLRTYVDRRAVSAYRRTWREVWAADPHELKAVPPGSSTEPAEGELAARRTWQDVKRLLTPEEQLLITRLADGASASDEAAGLGVSVHAYEKRRQRACRRARAVLRVLRMWPQERRCAELERIFTEAEKRAVTKQEWLTQSVVDKVTLHLEKEGQSRCRHCERQEEQHASLRLPYEGLVIFAPSPELRERMQQVCAEVRLGHQKKTQTRQNTDAPAGGARRTVTRRYTPPPSRGPFTGGPRAVPRRRPARRVAKAAGAALLASLITVVLTDQSGAGISLPSLRQVPGVGAFAGPGGHEQADGDDLGGDSNGIAAEGGNAGRAKGDADSGRDRGQDGSAGGGNDRREDGDRSSGDTGSGRHGGGGDGDSGDGGDENGGDGISGDENGGDGEIRLEEGEVVAPPEDVTGPSVSLAGISASAVGQEVVDHHGSLMQTCGPGGTPTTYSVWVAASDPSGVYRLLLSIEHPTDGTYESSTGVADGDAVRFDVPAYRTGPKALETVQLRLTAWAKDTNGNRTDADLGTLPLYECGEPG; translated from the coding sequence ATGGCGTTGAACGATGCCCAACGCAGTCTGGTCCAGCAGTTCATCCGAGGGGACCAGGAAGTCCGGACGCGTGTCGTCGACCAGCTTGACGGCCCGGACCGCGCCGACAGTCTGGAGGCCGAGCGGGTCCTGGTGGCGTGCGTGCGTCAGGGGGACTGGTTGGCCTGGAACACATTGCTGAGGCGCTTCGGGAACGGACTGATGTCCGTGGCATGGCAGCGGCTGGGGCGACGCCAGCCGGCCGAGGACGTCGTCATCGAGGCGTTCTACGAACTGGCGATGACCGGAAAGGAGATCGAAAGCGTTCGTGGATGGCTGCGGACCTACGTCGACCGCCGTGCGGTGTCGGCCTACCGCCGGACGTGGCGCGAGGTATGGGCGGCCGACCCGCACGAGCTGAAGGCCGTGCCACCGGGTTCGTCCACTGAGCCGGCCGAGGGCGAGCTGGCGGCGCGAAGGACCTGGCAGGACGTCAAGCGTTTACTGACGCCGGAAGAGCAGCTGCTCATCACCCGCCTGGCTGACGGGGCGAGTGCAAGCGATGAGGCGGCCGGGCTGGGCGTGTCCGTGCACGCGTACGAAAAGCGCCGGCAGAGGGCCTGCCGACGGGCCCGAGCCGTGCTGCGGGTGTTGCGGATGTGGCCGCAGGAACGCCGGTGCGCCGAACTGGAACGCATCTTCACCGAAGCGGAGAAGAGGGCGGTCACGAAGCAGGAGTGGCTCACCCAGAGCGTCGTGGACAAGGTGACCCTGCACCTGGAGAAGGAGGGGCAGAGCAGGTGCCGCCACTGCGAGCGCCAGGAGGAGCAGCACGCGTCCTTGCGGCTTCCCTACGAGGGTCTCGTGATCTTCGCGCCCTCGCCGGAGCTGCGCGAGCGGATGCAGCAGGTCTGCGCCGAAGTACGCCTGGGACACCAGAAGAAGACGCAGACGCGGCAGAACACCGACGCCCCGGCTGGCGGCGCCCGCCGGACGGTCACCCGCCGGTACACCCCGCCCCCTTCCAGGGGACCGTTCACCGGCGGCCCCCGCGCAGTGCCGCGGCGCCGGCCGGCGCGCCGTGTGGCCAAGGCGGCCGGGGCGGCTTTGTTGGCCTCACTCATCACCGTTGTCCTGACCGACCAAAGCGGCGCGGGCATCAGCCTGCCGAGCCTTCGACAGGTTCCCGGAGTGGGAGCGTTCGCCGGCCCCGGCGGCCATGAGCAGGCCGACGGTGACGACTTGGGCGGCGACTCGAACGGCATTGCCGCTGAGGGCGGCAACGCCGGCAGGGCCAAGGGTGATGCCGACAGCGGCCGGGACCGGGGCCAGGACGGCAGCGCCGGCGGCGGAAACGACCGCCGTGAGGACGGCGACCGCAGCAGCGGCGACACCGGCAGCGGCCGCCACGGTGGTGGCGGCGACGGGGACAGCGGTGACGGCGGCGATGAGAACGGCGGTGACGGGATCAGCGGTGATGAAAACGGCGGGGACGGCGAAATCCGTCTGGAAGAGGGCGAGGTCGTCGCCCCGCCGGAGGACGTCACCGGCCCCAGCGTCAGCCTGGCCGGTATCAGCGCGAGTGCTGTCGGCCAGGAGGTTGTGGACCATCATGGCTCGCTCATGCAGACCTGCGGTCCCGGCGGTACCCCCACCACCTACAGCGTGTGGGTGGCCGCATCCGACCCGTCGGGCGTCTACCGCCTGCTCCTCTCCATTGAGCACCCCACCGACGGCACCTACGAATCCAGCACCGGTGTAGCCGACGGCGACGCAGTCCGGTTCGACGTCCCTGCCTACCGCACCGGCCCCAAAGCCCTGGAAACGGTGCAGCTGCGGCTCACCGCCTGGGCGAAGGACACGAACGGCAACCGTACCGACGCCGACCTCGGCACCCTGCCGCTCTACGAGTGCGGCGAACCCGGCTGA
- a CDS encoding GtrA family protein, translated as MNARGLRQFASFAAIGVVNTAIYYAVYITVNLRLPYLAAHAVGYAVAMSASFLLNSWITLRTKPTWRGFARYPLSGAVNVVASGVVLHLAVRVLGMNENVAALVAGLLATPLSFLVARWAITAGRPFTPPAAGTIRPHTHEGQR; from the coding sequence ATGAACGCACGCGGACTCAGGCAATTCGCATCCTTCGCCGCGATCGGTGTCGTCAACACGGCCATCTACTACGCCGTGTACATCACCGTGAACCTCCGGCTGCCCTATCTGGCGGCGCATGCCGTGGGCTACGCCGTCGCGATGAGCGCTTCCTTCCTACTCAACTCCTGGATCACCCTGCGCACCAAGCCGACCTGGAGGGGCTTCGCCCGGTATCCCCTGTCGGGTGCGGTCAATGTCGTGGCGAGCGGCGTCGTGCTTCATCTGGCGGTGAGAGTACTGGGCATGAACGAGAACGTTGCCGCCCTGGTCGCCGGCCTGCTGGCCACACCGCTCTCCTTTCTCGTGGCCCGCTGGGCCATCACCGCAGGTCGGCCCTTCACGCCGCCCGCGGCTGGGACCATCCGACCGCACACGCACGAAGGGCAGCGGTGA
- a CDS encoding caspase family protein — translation MGLPDPLSSRAVLIGVGDYEVLESLPAVRNNLAQLAELLKDTTVWGLPADHCAVLYNPQTSHEVLDVVNEAAALARDAFVVYFAGHGLISSQADLHLALPGSDPGRLYRAVDYGLLRHELVDTCSATSRVAILDCCYSGRALQGHMGVVPDLADQARADGTYLMTASAETKLAWAPAGERYTAFTGELVKVLAEGVPGAGALLTMDTLFWQVRRELSAKGRPVPQQRARNAGHGIVLAHNRAVRRTDPANEEDDCGSGRHQAPASALQQPAPVPPAVSDKGGRRRVGVLSAVAGKPLRKVRLAVLQRELAAQSAVVLRSEEPLGRRPLARGCLKTLLYVLCAYLVSAACVEAMAVPDTWPFLGIFTSILAVGYLVTMVRHERRLRHPPDAVCIGPREIYIERFGLWIHVPWSAIRSVHPTRDGLYLELLLDSSLASRHVRIVLPRAARRTPELLPLCPYGWFGYESAELLSVLSRFAPHETLDPTLRTGRPASDYPRSS, via the coding sequence ATGGGGTTGCCGGACCCGCTCAGTTCTCGTGCTGTGCTGATCGGGGTGGGTGACTACGAGGTCCTGGAGTCGCTGCCGGCGGTCCGTAACAACCTTGCTCAACTCGCTGAGTTGCTCAAAGACACCACAGTGTGGGGGCTGCCCGCTGATCACTGTGCGGTGCTGTACAACCCACAGACCAGTCATGAGGTCCTCGACGTAGTCAATGAGGCTGCTGCCCTGGCGCGGGACGCGTTTGTTGTCTACTTCGCGGGCCACGGGCTGATCTCCTCACAGGCGGATCTGCACCTGGCCCTGCCTGGATCGGATCCGGGGAGGTTGTACCGGGCGGTCGATTACGGCCTTCTCCGGCATGAGTTGGTGGACACGTGCTCCGCCACCAGCCGTGTGGCGATCTTGGACTGCTGCTACAGCGGGCGTGCGCTGCAGGGGCACATGGGGGTGGTACCCGACCTGGCGGATCAGGCGAGGGCCGACGGCACCTATCTGATGACGGCCTCGGCTGAGACCAAGCTCGCCTGGGCTCCCGCAGGGGAGCGGTATACGGCGTTCACGGGCGAATTGGTGAAGGTGCTCGCCGAAGGGGTTCCTGGTGCTGGTGCGTTACTGACCATGGACACGCTCTTCTGGCAGGTGCGGCGTGAACTGTCTGCCAAGGGACGTCCGGTCCCGCAGCAGCGGGCGCGCAATGCCGGACACGGCATCGTGCTGGCCCACAACCGCGCGGTGCGCAGAACGGACCCGGCCAACGAGGAGGATGACTGTGGTAGCGGGCGGCATCAAGCTCCAGCGTCCGCGCTGCAGCAGCCGGCCCCGGTACCTCCTGCTGTTTCGGACAAGGGCGGCAGGCGTCGGGTTGGTGTGCTGAGCGCCGTCGCGGGTAAGCCGCTGCGGAAGGTGCGGCTCGCCGTCCTGCAGCGTGAGCTGGCGGCGCAGAGCGCGGTCGTGCTGCGAAGCGAGGAGCCCCTGGGCAGGCGTCCCCTTGCACGTGGCTGCCTGAAGACGCTGTTGTACGTACTGTGCGCGTACCTGGTCTCGGCGGCGTGCGTGGAAGCGATGGCGGTGCCTGACACCTGGCCGTTTCTGGGCATTTTCACGTCGATCCTGGCCGTCGGCTATCTCGTGACGATGGTGCGCCATGAACGGCGGCTACGGCATCCGCCCGATGCTGTGTGCATCGGTCCTCGGGAGATCTACATCGAGCGCTTCGGGCTATGGATCCACGTGCCCTGGTCGGCCATCCGCTCGGTTCACCCGACCCGGGACGGGCTCTATCTCGAACTGCTCCTCGACTCGTCGCTCGCGAGCAGACATGTGCGGATCGTGCTGCCTCGCGCGGCGCGCCGAACGCCTGAGCTGCTTCCCCTGTGTCCCTACGGCTGGTTCGGCTACGAGAGTGCCGAACTGCTCTCCGTGCTCAGCCGGTTTGCGCCTCACGAGACTCTCGATCCGACGCTGAGGACAGGACGACCGGCCTCGGACTACCCGCGGTCGTCGTGA
- a CDS encoding GNAT family N-acetyltransferase: protein MAEASGEVVGYIAARLHAAAGPPEGQFDRDRTQSSVWVDALMVRASDHRRGVGSRLLEAVEDWAMSRDTATIELDTFARSPLSVPFYERLGYVDEVERGAEEVRGRAALLLPNPPRVPATAPRPSQHVPVDPPAVDGARQPLEQRTGDEVPQQLQQRPAAGLVAPAEPPQRLCRTRPGAMLCVAVVAQLGVAVLPEPVEGRSGDDGAQQPVAVQPQFTGAGRHGLLELVGQQLEQLERRWIGAVRNLRDVRVRGEHLDAPAHPRSQSGNDPPSRIPALGLVKEYDRHSATGAP from the coding sequence GTGGCAGAAGCGTCTGGCGAGGTAGTCGGTTACATCGCCGCGAGGCTGCATGCCGCGGCCGGGCCGCCGGAGGGACAGTTCGATCGCGACCGCACTCAGTCGAGCGTGTGGGTCGATGCGCTCATGGTGCGAGCTTCCGATCATCGCCGTGGTGTTGGAAGCAGGTTGCTGGAGGCTGTCGAGGACTGGGCCATGAGTCGGGACACAGCGACGATCGAACTCGATACCTTCGCCCGCAGTCCCTTGTCCGTCCCTTTCTATGAGCGTCTGGGCTATGTGGACGAGGTCGAGCGCGGAGCGGAAGAAGTCCGTGGGCGGGCTGCCCTGCTGCTGCCGAACCCACCGCGCGTACCAGCGACGGCTCCGCGCCCGTCCCAGCATGTGCCGGTTGATCCGCCGGCCGTAGACGGCGCGCGGCAGCCGCTGGAACAGCGGACCGGCGACGAAGTTCCACAGCAGCTCCAGCAGCGTCCCGCCGCTGGCCTGGTCGCGCCCGCCGAGCCACCACAGCGTCTGTGCCGTACGCGACCAGGCGCGATGCTGTGCGTAGCAGTGGTTGCGCAGCTCGGTGTGGCGGTGCTCCCTGAGCCCGTCGAAGGCAGGAGCGGTGACGACGGAGCGCAGCAACCGGTAGCTGTGCAGCCGCAGTTCACCGGTGCCGGGCGGCATGGTCTCCTTGAGCTGGTTGGTCAGCAGCTCGAACAGCTCGAGCGGCGGTGGATCGGCGCCGTCAGGAATCTGCGGGATGTACGCGTGAGGGGCGAGCACCTCGATGCGCCCGCGCATCCGCGATCGCAGTCCGGAAACGATCCGCCGTCCCGCATCCCCGCCCTCGGGCTCGTGAAGGAGTACGACCGGCACTCGGCTACGGGTGCGCCGTGA
- a CDS encoding DUF6056 family protein — MTIEATSAPRTKSSIDPGGPRRTSMTRWRTLRLSALSLPPLTLLAMASWLGRHVRPSADEWCFIPNVRDHGITGLIGTFYFTDNGRLGNGLLVGLYAQFPVAGHQWFATVSGVIMLALLWTVTAQLLRAAAVEAPPGTALLAASTMTAVFLFATPNTYKTFYWPAASVSHTLAPVLACAAVIPLLRARGSRGRYIALATALAVGVFMGTLSEEASVVALVTLSVLVLSAHHIVVPRLRRFVRAWSLTAMAGIGIGTLLLVTSPGFRTRRTRYDADRTSMLAPDSLMNSLRGYVRILETVFTTWQYLAAIAVGVLIGLLVRGRTDRHGVFLPYRPLLLTALGAITVLVSGYLCTVITYPVFGARVVTTERTWNDYLLPYIFVLTAAGAFAGRAVRRRGRRTGVTVSATAAAAVCTAAVLALFVPLHGLGEDMRVRAANWDQQDRYLREQAEHGATVAPYKPLPVSKMLEPFSNGGRKVWPAQCVADYYHLEKVTHAVDLPGRGAAPTGRGTR; from the coding sequence ATGACCATCGAGGCGACCAGCGCACCCCGTACCAAGTCATCCATCGACCCCGGCGGTCCCCGACGGACTTCGATGACCCGGTGGCGCACACTCCGCCTGTCGGCACTGTCCCTGCCACCGCTCACTCTCCTCGCGATGGCGTCATGGTTAGGCCGCCACGTCCGCCCCAGCGCGGACGAGTGGTGCTTCATCCCCAATGTTCGCGACCACGGCATCACCGGCCTGATTGGCACCTTCTATTTCACCGACAACGGGCGTCTCGGCAATGGACTGCTCGTCGGCCTGTACGCCCAATTCCCCGTCGCCGGACACCAATGGTTCGCGACCGTCAGCGGCGTGATCATGCTGGCGCTGCTGTGGACGGTGACCGCCCAACTCCTGCGCGCCGCCGCTGTGGAGGCACCCCCGGGCACGGCACTCCTGGCCGCCTCCACGATGACAGCGGTCTTCCTCTTCGCGACTCCGAACACGTACAAGACGTTCTACTGGCCCGCGGCCTCCGTCTCGCACACCCTGGCACCCGTGCTGGCGTGCGCGGCCGTGATCCCGCTGTTGCGGGCCCGTGGCAGCCGTGGGCGCTACATCGCCCTGGCCACCGCGCTGGCGGTCGGCGTCTTCATGGGCACGCTCTCCGAAGAGGCCTCGGTTGTCGCCCTCGTGACGTTGTCGGTTCTGGTGCTGTCCGCCCACCACATAGTCGTGCCGAGGCTACGACGCTTCGTCCGGGCCTGGTCGCTGACCGCGATGGCCGGTATCGGCATCGGCACACTCCTGCTGGTGACCTCTCCCGGATTCCGCACCCGCCGCACGCGCTACGACGCCGACCGGACATCCATGCTCGCCCCCGACAGCCTCATGAACTCCCTGCGCGGATACGTACGCATCTTGGAGACCGTCTTCACCACGTGGCAGTACCTCGCTGCGATCGCGGTCGGTGTGCTGATCGGCCTGCTCGTCCGAGGCAGGACCGATCGGCACGGCGTGTTCCTGCCGTACCGGCCGTTATTGCTCACGGCCCTTGGGGCCATCACTGTCCTGGTGTCCGGATACCTCTGCACCGTCATCACGTATCCCGTCTTCGGGGCGAGGGTGGTGACCACGGAACGCACCTGGAACGACTATCTCCTGCCCTACATCTTCGTGTTGACCGCAGCCGGCGCCTTTGCGGGCCGAGCGGTGCGCCGCCGTGGCCGCCGCACCGGAGTCACCGTGAGCGCGACCGCAGCCGCCGCAGTGTGCACCGCCGCCGTACTGGCCCTGTTCGTTCCGTTGCACGGACTCGGCGAAGATATGCGGGTGCGGGCCGCGAACTGGGACCAACAGGACCGATACCTGCGCGAGCAGGCGGAGCACGGCGCGACCGTGGCACCGTACAAACCGCTCCCGGTGTCCAAGATGCTGGAGCCGTTCAGCAACGGGGGGCGCAAGGTGTGGCCGGCGCAGTGCGTCGCCGACTACTACCACCTGGAAAAGGTCACCCACGCCGTCGACCTGCCCGGCCGCGGAGCCGCTCCTACAGGTCGGGGCACCCGATGA
- a CDS encoding effector-associated constant component EACC1 — MQIRISVPADESGVTVRDLYRWLRLDDDVRRHGEVQLVPAQHVSGTMGAIEVIDLVLGQGIAALNLALAYAAWRSARPEAPPVTVSVDGVSVTVRDGSEESVQRIVSVLRSLPSAGAAVQHDPGTE, encoded by the coding sequence GTGCAGATTCGGATCAGTGTCCCGGCGGACGAGAGCGGCGTGACGGTCCGCGACCTTTACCGATGGCTGCGGCTGGACGATGACGTCAGGCGCCATGGAGAGGTGCAGTTGGTGCCCGCTCAGCACGTGAGCGGGACCATGGGAGCGATCGAGGTCATCGATCTGGTTCTCGGACAGGGAATCGCAGCCCTGAATCTCGCCTTGGCGTATGCCGCATGGCGCAGCGCCCGCCCCGAGGCCCCGCCGGTGACTGTCTCGGTCGACGGTGTGTCGGTCACGGTCCGGGATGGCTCTGAGGAGTCGGTGCAGCGCATTGTGAGCGTGCTGCGTTCCCTGCCGTCGGCGGGGGCTGCGGTGCAACACGACCCTGGGACTGAGTGA
- a CDS encoding glycoside hydrolase family 18 protein, whose amino-acid sequence MSMLAVLAPAAGPALATESHSATAKYGKRVGYFTQWGVYGRDFQVKDLDTSGQAAKLTHLNYAFGNVNAEGECFTGNVPGEADAWADYARPLDAENSVDGVADTDTQALAGNFNQLRELKAKHPGLKVLISLGGWSWSTHFSDAALTAQSRKEFVSSCIDLYIKGNLPVDGPRGGAGSAAGLFDGVDLDWEWPGSQGDTDTVYRPEDKKNFTALVHEFRRQLDAYAKSQAPRGKKARHYDLTAFVPAAPNAIDAGFDIPRIMRDFDFVNLQGYDYHVSGQATTAQQSALFAPGDFSVDQTVRDWVRRGAQPRKLVVGMPFYGQGWTGVSGGGDGLGQPATGPAKGTYADGYEDYKVLKGLAASGTYTVYRDRWNGSAWIFDGTTMWTYDDPRVLRTKSAYIRKLGLGGAMFWSMDGDTADGELTAAVDKGLNGQR is encoded by the coding sequence ATGTCCATGCTCGCTGTGCTCGCCCCTGCGGCGGGACCGGCTCTCGCAACCGAGTCGCATTCCGCCACGGCCAAGTACGGAAAGCGGGTGGGCTACTTCACGCAGTGGGGCGTCTACGGTCGCGACTTCCAGGTCAAGGACCTGGACACGAGCGGTCAGGCGGCCAAGCTGACGCACCTCAACTACGCCTTCGGCAATGTGAACGCCGAGGGAGAGTGCTTCACCGGTAACGTGCCGGGCGAGGCCGATGCCTGGGCCGACTACGCGCGCCCGCTCGACGCCGAGAACTCCGTGGACGGCGTCGCCGACACCGACACGCAGGCGCTCGCCGGCAACTTCAACCAGCTGCGTGAACTCAAGGCGAAGCACCCGGGTCTCAAGGTGCTGATCTCGCTGGGCGGTTGGAGCTGGTCCACGCACTTCTCCGACGCCGCGCTGACCGCGCAATCGCGCAAGGAGTTCGTATCGTCCTGCATCGACCTGTACATCAAGGGCAACCTGCCGGTCGACGGTCCACGCGGTGGCGCAGGCTCGGCCGCCGGGCTGTTCGACGGCGTGGACCTCGACTGGGAGTGGCCCGGCTCGCAGGGTGACACGGACACTGTCTACCGGCCCGAGGACAAGAAGAACTTCACCGCCCTGGTGCACGAGTTCCGTAGGCAGCTTGACGCCTACGCGAAGAGCCAGGCGCCGCGTGGCAAGAAGGCCAGGCACTACGACCTCACGGCGTTCGTGCCGGCCGCGCCGAACGCGATCGACGCAGGGTTCGACATCCCGCGGATCATGCGGGACTTCGACTTCGTCAACCTCCAGGGGTACGACTACCACGTGTCGGGCCAGGCCACGACGGCCCAGCAGTCGGCGCTTTTCGCCCCGGGCGATTTCAGCGTGGACCAGACGGTCCGTGACTGGGTGCGCAGGGGAGCCCAGCCGCGCAAGCTGGTGGTCGGCATGCCGTTCTACGGGCAGGGCTGGACCGGCGTGAGCGGCGGCGGGGATGGCCTTGGCCAGCCCGCCACGGGGCCGGCGAAGGGTACGTACGCGGACGGTTACGAGGACTACAAGGTCCTTAAGGGCCTGGCCGCCTCGGGGACGTACACCGTGTACCGGGACCGCTGGAACGGCAGCGCGTGGATCTTCGACGGCACCACGATGTGGACGTATGACGACCCGCGGGTGCTGAGGACCAAGTCGGCGTACATCCGCAAGCTCGGGCTCGGCGGCGCGATGTTCTGGTCCATGGACGGCGACACAGCCGACGGTGAACTGACAGCAGCGGTGGACAAGGGGCTCAACGGTCAGCGCTGA
- a CDS encoding MOSC and FAD-binding oxidoreductase domain-containing protein, with product MPSLLSVNVGMPKNVPWRGRTVYTGVWKYPVRGPVMARRLNLDGDGQGDKAGHGGEQRAVLVYQIDSYRHWQRHLRRDDLEYGQFGENLTVEGLADDEVCIGDRFRIGEAEFEVTQPRVTCYRVGLRMGEPSLPALLVSHHRPGFYMRVLREGRIQAGDDIIKISSGPGALSVTDTDALLYLPDRDIEKLHRAVRIPALSPGWLGSFQELLAAAEHGGAAAEATGGEPAWEGFRGLRVASVVHETATVSSIQLAAPDGSRLPPARGGQHLTLRVPGAADPAPVRSYSLSSAAVDGRYRISVKHEPRGVASTYLTTKLRPGATVDVAAPRGDFVLKPGTAPVLLVSAGIGLTPVLAMLHELSESRSEREVWWIHSARSSQEHPLAAEAHALIGSLPHAREFIFYSGAASASRTTDGDIIHARLSKDAVIALGVPRDATAYVCGPASFMSAVKDALSAAGLDPSAVHSELFGALGAITPGLREQTDRQPHQPPGAPGTGPEVTFARSGISTPFPDTGGSLLELAEACDVPVRWSCRTGVCHTCVTPLLTGDVAYETTPLEAPADGEVLICCARPDSHVVLDM from the coding sequence ATGCCGTCTTTGCTGTCGGTGAATGTCGGGATGCCCAAGAACGTGCCGTGGCGGGGTCGAACCGTCTACACCGGTGTCTGGAAGTATCCGGTGCGCGGGCCGGTCATGGCGCGGCGTCTGAACCTCGACGGCGACGGCCAGGGGGACAAAGCCGGCCACGGTGGGGAACAGCGGGCAGTCCTCGTCTATCAGATCGACTCCTACCGGCACTGGCAACGCCACCTGCGCCGGGACGACCTGGAGTACGGCCAGTTCGGTGAGAACCTCACCGTCGAAGGCCTCGCGGACGACGAGGTCTGCATCGGCGACCGATTCCGCATCGGCGAGGCCGAGTTCGAGGTCACCCAGCCACGCGTCACCTGCTACCGGGTGGGGCTGCGCATGGGAGAGCCCTCTCTGCCTGCCCTCTTGGTGAGCCATCACCGTCCAGGCTTTTACATGCGCGTCCTTCGAGAGGGCCGCATCCAGGCGGGCGACGACATCATCAAGATCAGTTCCGGGCCGGGAGCGCTGAGCGTGACCGATACGGATGCGCTGCTCTACCTGCCCGACCGGGATATCGAAAAGCTGCACCGCGCTGTGCGGATTCCCGCGCTGAGCCCTGGCTGGCTGGGGTCCTTCCAGGAACTGCTCGCGGCGGCGGAGCACGGGGGCGCGGCGGCGGAAGCCACGGGTGGCGAACCGGCCTGGGAGGGATTCAGGGGTCTGCGGGTCGCCTCGGTGGTGCACGAGACCGCCACGGTTTCCTCGATACAGTTGGCCGCCCCGGACGGCTCGCGGCTCCCTCCTGCCCGCGGTGGGCAGCACCTGACGCTCCGCGTTCCCGGGGCCGCGGATCCTGCGCCGGTACGCAGCTACTCTCTGTCCTCGGCCGCCGTGGACGGCCGCTATCGCATCAGCGTGAAGCACGAGCCTCGTGGCGTCGCCAGTACGTACCTGACGACCAAGCTTCGGCCAGGGGCCACGGTCGACGTCGCAGCCCCCCGAGGGGACTTCGTGCTCAAGCCGGGCACGGCTCCCGTTCTCCTCGTCTCCGCCGGCATCGGGCTGACTCCGGTGCTGGCGATGCTGCACGAACTGTCAGAATCCCGCAGCGAGCGTGAGGTCTGGTGGATCCACAGTGCCCGGAGCTCGCAGGAACACCCGCTGGCGGCCGAGGCGCACGCCTTGATCGGCTCGCTGCCACACGCCCGGGAGTTCATCTTCTACAGCGGTGCCGCGTCCGCTTCGAGGACGACCGACGGCGACATCATCCATGCCCGCCTGAGCAAGGACGCCGTGATCGCTCTGGGGGTGCCGCGCGACGCCACTGCGTATGTCTGCGGGCCGGCCTCCTTCATGTCCGCTGTGAAGGACGCCCTGTCCGCCGCCGGCCTCGATCCGTCCGCGGTTCATTCGGAGCTCTTCGGCGCGCTGGGTGCGATCACCCCTGGCCTGCGGGAGCAGACTGACCGGCAGCCCCACCAGCCGCCGGGGGCGCCGGGTACCGGTCCGGAGGTGACCTTCGCCCGCAGCGGCATCTCCACGCCGTTCCCCGACACCGGCGGCAGCCTGCTCGAACTCGCCGAGGCATGCGATGTCCCGGTGCGCTGGAGTTGCCGTACAGGGGTCTGTCACACCTGCGTGACTCCCCTTCTGACGGGCGATGTCGCCTACGAGACCACTCCGCTGGAGGCTCCCGCCGACGGTGAAGTGCTCATCTGCTGCGCCCGGCCCGACTCCCATGTCGTCCTGGACATGTGA
- a CDS encoding glycosyltransferase family 2 protein, with amino-acid sequence MPQVSVVVPCYNESEVIDAFHTALVEALEPTGRPFEICYVDDGSSDVTGARLRFLAAADSRVRYTSFSRNFGKEAAMLAGLRMTRGDAVVLMDADLQHPPELVPQMLDLYESGSDQVVAQRDRTGEGAVRTAFSRAYYRMVRRFMEVEVADGAGDFRLLSRRAVNAVLSLPERNRFSKGLFSWIGFEAVSFTYTNVQRAAGQSKWGGRRLLNYGIDGLLSFNSRPLRMAIHTGLWLFLAALGYALWIIANVVLHGVDTPGYATLVTVIVGLSGLHLATLGVVGEYVGRIYHESKRRPHYVVSETDESDEATTTAPTLAHGLEPIAQAPLHS; translated from the coding sequence GTGCCCCAAGTCTCCGTCGTCGTCCCCTGCTACAACGAAAGCGAGGTGATCGACGCCTTTCACACGGCCTTGGTCGAGGCTCTGGAGCCGACGGGGAGACCTTTCGAGATCTGCTACGTCGATGACGGCAGCAGCGATGTGACAGGGGCGCGCCTGCGATTCCTCGCGGCAGCGGACTCCCGGGTGCGCTACACATCCTTTAGCCGCAACTTCGGCAAGGAGGCGGCGATGCTCGCCGGTCTCCGTATGACCCGCGGTGATGCGGTGGTGCTGATGGACGCGGACCTCCAGCATCCGCCCGAGCTCGTCCCTCAGATGCTGGACTTGTACGAGAGCGGCAGCGACCAGGTGGTGGCCCAGCGCGATCGCACCGGAGAAGGAGCTGTCCGCACGGCGTTCAGCCGCGCCTATTACCGCATGGTCCGGCGCTTCATGGAAGTCGAGGTGGCTGACGGCGCCGGCGACTTCCGGCTGCTGTCACGCCGCGCCGTGAATGCCGTGCTCTCCTTACCTGAGCGCAACCGTTTCTCCAAGGGGCTCTTCTCCTGGATCGGCTTTGAGGCCGTCAGTTTCACCTACACCAATGTGCAGAGAGCGGCCGGGCAGTCCAAGTGGGGAGGACGTCGGTTGCTCAACTACGGCATCGACGGCCTGCTCTCCTTCAACAGCCGGCCCTTGCGTATGGCGATCCACACCGGTCTTTGGCTATTCCTGGCCGCACTGGGCTACGCCCTGTGGATCATCGCGAACGTCGTACTCCACGGTGTGGACACCCCTGGTTACGCGACCCTAGTCACGGTCATCGTCGGACTCAGCGGACTGCACCTGGCCACCCTCGGCGTTGTGGGCGAATACGTGGGCCGCATCTACCACGAGTCCAAACGGCGACCGCACTATGTCGTGAGCGAGACCGACGAATCCGACGAGGCGACCACCACCGCCCCCACCCTCGCCCATGGCCTCGAACCGATCGCACAGGCGCCCTTGCATTCATGA